The following coding sequences lie in one Pseudomonas svalbardensis genomic window:
- the nuoH gene encoding NADH-quinone oxidoreductase subunit NuoH translates to MTWFTPEVIDVIIAVLKAIVILLAVVVCGALLSWVERRLLALWQDRYGPNRVGPFGAFQIAADMIKMFFKEDWTPPFADKVIFTLAPVVAMSALLIAFAIIPITPTWGVADINIGILFFFAMAGLSVYAVLFAGWSSNNKFALLGSLRASAQTVSYEVFMGLSLMGIVIQVGSFNMRDIVEYQAQNLWFVIPQIFGFLTFFIAGVAVTHRHPFDQPEAEQELADGYHIEYAGMKWGMFFVGEYIGIVLISALLVTLFFGGWHGPFGILPQIPFIWFALKTAFFIMFFILLRASIPRPRYDQVMDFSWKFCLPLTLVNMLVTAAIVLLNTPAVAAQ, encoded by the coding sequence ATGACCTGGTTCACGCCTGAAGTGATTGACGTGATCATCGCGGTCCTCAAGGCCATCGTGATTCTGCTCGCCGTCGTGGTGTGCGGCGCGCTGCTGAGCTGGGTCGAGCGTCGTTTGCTCGCCCTCTGGCAGGACCGTTACGGTCCGAATCGCGTCGGCCCGTTCGGCGCGTTCCAGATTGCGGCCGACATGATCAAGATGTTCTTCAAGGAAGACTGGACCCCGCCGTTCGCCGACAAAGTGATCTTCACCCTGGCGCCGGTCGTGGCCATGAGCGCCTTGCTGATTGCCTTTGCGATCATCCCGATCACCCCGACCTGGGGTGTGGCGGACATCAACATCGGCATCCTGTTCTTCTTCGCCATGGCCGGTCTGTCGGTCTACGCGGTGCTGTTCGCCGGCTGGTCGAGTAACAACAAGTTCGCCCTGCTGGGCAGCTTGCGGGCCTCGGCGCAAACCGTGTCGTACGAAGTGTTCATGGGCCTGTCGCTGATGGGCATCGTGATCCAGGTTGGCTCGTTCAACATGCGCGACATCGTTGAATACCAGGCGCAGAACCTGTGGTTCGTCATCCCGCAGATCTTCGGTTTCCTGACCTTCTTCATTGCCGGCGTCGCCGTGACTCACCGTCACCCGTTCGACCAGCCGGAAGCGGAGCAGGAACTGGCCGACGGTTACCACATTGAATACGCCGGCATGAAATGGGGCATGTTCTTCGTCGGCGAGTACATCGGCATTGTGTTGATTTCGGCGCTGCTGGTGACCCTGTTCTTCGGTGGCTGGCACGGTCCGTTCGGCATCCTGCCGCAGATCCCGTTCATCTGGTTCGCACTGAAAACCGCGTTCTTCATCATGTTCTTCATCCTGTTGCGCGCCTCGATTCCGCGCCCACGGTATGACCAAGTGATGGATTTCAGCTGGAAGTTCTGCCTGCCGCTGACCCTCGTCAACATGCTGGTGACCGCTGCGATCGTGTTGCTCAACACGCCCGCCGTCGCGGCTCAGTGA
- the nuoI gene encoding NADH-quinone oxidoreductase subunit NuoI has product MKYIFDIVHGFFTQLRSLVMIFGHAFRKRDTLQYPEEAVYLPPRFRGRIVLTRDPDGEERCVACNLCAVACPVGCISLQKAETDDGRWYPEFFRINFSRCIFCGLCEEACPTTAIQLTPDFEMAEFKRQDLVYEKEDLLISGPGKNPDYNFYRVAGMAIAGKPKGAAQNEAEPINVKSLLP; this is encoded by the coding sequence ATGAAGTACATATTTGACATCGTGCATGGCTTCTTCACCCAGCTTCGCAGCCTGGTGATGATTTTTGGCCACGCCTTCCGCAAGCGCGACACGCTGCAATACCCGGAAGAGGCGGTGTACCTGCCGCCGCGCTTCCGTGGCCGTATCGTGCTGACCCGCGACCCCGACGGCGAAGAGCGCTGTGTAGCCTGCAACCTGTGCGCCGTGGCGTGCCCGGTTGGCTGCATCTCGCTGCAGAAAGCTGAAACCGATGACGGTCGCTGGTACCCGGAGTTTTTCCGCATCAACTTCTCGCGCTGCATTTTCTGCGGCCTCTGCGAGGAAGCCTGCCCGACCACCGCGATCCAGCTGACACCGGATTTCGAGATGGCCGAGTTCAAACGTCAGGACCTGGTGTACGAGAAAGAAGATCTGTTGATCTCCGGCCCCGGCAAAAACCCTGATTACAACTTCTATCGTGTTGCAGGTATGGCGATTGCCGGTAAGCCGAAAGGCGCCGCGCAGAATGAAGCCGAACCGATCAACGTGAAGAGCTTGCTGCCTTAA
- the nuoJ gene encoding NADH-quinone oxidoreductase subunit J, whose protein sequence is MEFAFYFASGIAVVSTLRVITNTNPVHALLYLIISLIAVAMTFFALGAPFAGVLEVIAYAGAIMVLFVFVVMMLNLGPASVQQERVWLKPGIWLGPVALGTLLLVELLYVLFSDASGQAIGHTTVDAKAVGISLFGPYLLVVELASMLLLAAAVTAFHLGRNEAKEQ, encoded by the coding sequence ATGGAATTCGCTTTCTATTTCGCATCGGGTATCGCTGTGGTGTCCACGCTTCGCGTGATCACCAACACCAACCCTGTGCACGCCCTGCTCTACCTGATCATTTCGCTGATTGCCGTGGCGATGACGTTTTTCGCCCTCGGCGCGCCGTTCGCCGGTGTGCTGGAAGTGATCGCCTACGCTGGCGCCATCATGGTGCTGTTCGTGTTCGTGGTGATGATGCTGAACCTGGGCCCGGCCTCGGTTCAGCAAGAGCGCGTCTGGCTCAAGCCCGGCATCTGGCTCGGCCCGGTCGCACTCGGCACCCTGCTGCTGGTTGAGCTGCTGTACGTGCTGTTCAGCGACGCCAGCGGTCAGGCCATCGGCCACACCACCGTAGACGCCAAGGCCGTGGGCATCAGCCTGTTCGGTCCTTACCTGCTGGTGGTCGAACTCGCCTCGATGTTGCTGCTCGCCGCAGCCGTCACGGCGTTCCACTTGGGCCGCAACGAAGCCAAGGAGCAATGA
- the nuoK gene encoding NADH-quinone oxidoreductase subunit NuoK, whose translation MPAIPLEHGLAVAGILFCLGLVGLMVRRNILFVLMSLEVMMNASALAFIVAGSRWGQPDGQIMFILVISLAAAEASIGLAILLQLYRRFHTLDIDAASEMRG comes from the coding sequence ATGCCTGCTATCCCTTTGGAGCATGGTCTGGCGGTCGCCGGCATCCTGTTCTGCCTCGGTCTGGTTGGCCTGATGGTCCGCCGCAACATTCTTTTCGTGCTGATGAGCCTGGAGGTCATGATGAATGCCTCCGCTTTGGCCTTCATCGTCGCCGGTAGCCGCTGGGGTCAGCCGGATGGACAGATCATGTTCATCCTGGTGATCAGCCTGGCAGCCGCCGAGGCCAGTATTGGCCTGGCGATTCTGTTGCAGCTGTATCGCCGCTTCCACACTCTCGATATCGACGCTGCCAGCGAGATGCGCGGATGA
- the nuoL gene encoding NADH-quinone oxidoreductase subunit L, protein MNLLYLTFVFPLIGFLLLAFSRGRLSENLSALIGVGSIGLSAIVTAYVIWQFNVAPPEGGHYTQVLWQWMAVEGFTPNFALYLDGLSLTMLGVVVGVGFLIHLFASWYMRGEAGYSRFFAYTNLFIASMLFLVLGDNLLFLYFGWEGVGLCSYLLIGFYYSNRNNGNAALKAFIVTRIGDVFMAIGLFILFAQLGTLNIQELLVLAPQKFQAGDFWMVMATLMLLGGAVGKSAQLPLQTWLADAMAGPTPVSALIHAATMVTAGVYLIARTHGLFSLAPDILHLVGVVGGVTLVLAGFAALVQTDIKRILAYSTMSQIGYMFLALGVGAWDGAIFHLMTHAFFKALLFLASGAVIVACHHEQNIFKMGGLWKKLPLAYASFIVGGAALAALPLVTAGFYSKDEILWEAFASGNHGLLYAGLVGAFMTSLYTFRLIFIAFHGEVKTEAHAGHGIAHWLPLSVLIVLSTAIGAMIVPPLHGVLPESVGHAGGEAKHSLEIASGAIALAGILLAALLFLGKRRFVTAIANSGIGRFLSAWWFAAWGFDWIYDKLFVKPYLAISHALRRDPLDQTIGLIPRMAKGGHTALSRTETGQLRWYAASMAAGSVLVIGAIVLVAV, encoded by the coding sequence ATGAATCTTCTCTATCTGACTTTCGTATTCCCTCTCATAGGTTTCCTGCTGCTGGCGTTCTCACGCGGCCGCCTCTCGGAAAACCTGTCGGCGCTGATCGGCGTCGGCTCCATTGGTCTGTCGGCCATCGTCACGGCTTATGTGATCTGGCAGTTCAACGTTGCGCCACCTGAAGGCGGTCACTACACGCAAGTGTTGTGGCAGTGGATGGCGGTGGAAGGCTTTACGCCTAACTTCGCGCTGTACCTGGATGGTCTGTCCCTGACCATGCTCGGTGTGGTGGTCGGCGTCGGCTTCCTGATCCACCTGTTCGCGTCCTGGTACATGCGTGGTGAAGCCGGTTACTCGCGCTTTTTCGCCTACACCAACCTGTTTATCGCGAGCATGCTGTTCCTGGTCCTGGGCGATAACCTGTTGTTCCTGTACTTCGGTTGGGAAGGCGTGGGCCTGTGCTCGTACCTGTTGATCGGTTTCTACTACAGCAACCGCAACAACGGTAACGCGGCACTGAAAGCCTTCATCGTGACCCGGATCGGCGACGTGTTCATGGCCATCGGCCTGTTCATCCTGTTCGCGCAACTGGGCACGCTGAACATCCAGGAACTGCTGGTGCTGGCGCCACAGAAATTCCAGGCCGGTGACTTCTGGATGGTCATGGCGACCCTGATGCTGCTGGGCGGCGCTGTCGGTAAATCCGCGCAACTGCCGCTGCAAACCTGGCTGGCGGACGCGATGGCCGGTCCTACTCCGGTTTCGGCACTGATCCACGCCGCAACCATGGTGACCGCCGGTGTTTACCTGATCGCCCGTACCCACGGCCTGTTTTCCCTGGCGCCGGATATCCTGCACCTGGTTGGCGTCGTCGGCGGTGTGACCCTGGTACTCGCCGGTTTTGCCGCACTGGTTCAGACCGACATCAAACGTATCCTCGCCTACTCGACCATGAGCCAGATCGGCTACATGTTCCTGGCGCTGGGCGTGGGTGCGTGGGATGGCGCGATCTTCCACCTGATGACCCACGCCTTCTTCAAGGCGCTGCTGTTCCTTGCGTCCGGTGCGGTGATCGTTGCCTGCCACCACGAGCAGAACATCTTCAAGATGGGCGGCCTGTGGAAGAAACTGCCACTGGCCTACGCCAGCTTCATCGTCGGTGGTGCCGCTCTGGCAGCCTTGCCACTGGTGACCGCAGGCTTCTACTCCAAGGACGAAATCCTCTGGGAAGCGTTCGCCAGCGGCAACCACGGTCTGCTGTATGCAGGTCTGGTCGGTGCGTTCATGACGTCGCTGTACACCTTCCGCCTGATCTTCATCGCGTTCCACGGTGAAGTGAAGACCGAAGCGCACGCCGGTCACGGCATCGCTCACTGGCTGCCACTGTCGGTGCTGATCGTATTGTCCACCGCCATTGGCGCGATGATCGTTCCACCACTGCACGGCGTGCTGCCGGAAAGCGTCGGCCATGCCGGCGGCGAAGCCAAGCACAGTCTGGAAATCGCGTCGGGCGCCATCGCCCTGGCCGGTATCCTGCTGGCCGCGCTGCTGTTCCTGGGCAAGCGTCGTTTCGTCACTGCAATCGCCAACAGCGGCATCGGCCGCTTCCTTTCGGCCTGGTGGTTCGCTGCCTGGGGCTTCGACTGGATTTACGACAAACTGTTCGTCAAGCCATACCTTGCGATCAGCCACGCACTGCGCAGAGACCCGCTCGACCAGACCATCGGTCTGATCCCGCGTATGGCAAAAGGTGGTCACACCGCCCTGAGCCGTACCGAAACCGGTCAACTGCGTTGGTACGCGGCATCGATGGCAGCCGGCTCCGTGCTGGTCATCGGCGCCATCGTGCTGGTAGCGGTCTGA
- the nuoM gene encoding NADH-quinone oxidoreductase subunit M — protein sequence MILPWLILIPFIGGLLCWMGERFGATLPRWIALITMSLLLSLGLWLWANGDYSLAPAPGADPSWVLEFKHIWIERFGISVHLALDGLSLLMIMLTGLLGILSVLCSWKEIQRHVGFFHLNLMWILGGVVGVFLALDLFMFFFFWEMMLVPMYFLIALWGHSSSDGKKTRIYAATKFFIFTQASGLIMLVAILGLVLVNFDDTGVITFNYADLLKTKMSLTTEYILMLGFFIAFAVKLPVVPFHSWLPDAHAQAPTAGSVDLAGILLKTAAYGLLRFALPLFPNASAEFAPFAMTLGLIGIFYGAFLAFAQTDIKRLVAYSSVSHMGFVLIGIYSGSQLALQGAVMLMLAHGLSAAALFILCGQLYERTHTRDMREMGGLWSKIAYLPGVSLFFAAASLGLPATGNFVGEFLILIGTFPAAPWITIIATSGLVFGSVYSLIMIHRAYFGPSKSDVVLHGMDGRELIMVVGLAALLIYIGVYPQPFLDTSAATMHGVQQWLGTAFTQLASAR from the coding sequence ATGATTCTGCCTTGGCTAATCCTGATCCCCTTCATCGGCGGCCTGCTGTGCTGGATGGGTGAGCGCTTCGGCGCTACCCTCCCCCGCTGGATTGCGCTGATCACCATGTCCCTGTTGCTCTCCCTCGGCCTCTGGCTGTGGGCCAACGGTGACTATTCACTTGCCCCGGCGCCTGGCGCCGATCCGAGCTGGGTGCTTGAGTTCAAGCACATCTGGATCGAGCGCTTCGGCATCAGCGTGCACCTGGCCCTCGACGGCCTGTCGCTGTTGATGATCATGCTGACCGGTCTGCTGGGTATCCTCTCGGTACTCTGCTCGTGGAAAGAGATCCAGCGTCACGTTGGCTTCTTCCACTTGAACCTGATGTGGATCCTGGGCGGTGTCGTCGGTGTGTTCCTCGCCCTCGACCTGTTCATGTTCTTCTTCTTCTGGGAAATGATGCTGGTGCCGATGTACTTCCTCATCGCGCTCTGGGGTCACAGTTCTTCGGACGGCAAGAAAACCCGGATCTACGCCGCGACCAAGTTCTTCATCTTCACTCAGGCTTCCGGCCTGATCATGTTGGTGGCGATCCTGGGTCTGGTCCTGGTCAACTTCGACGACACCGGCGTGATTACCTTCAACTACGCCGACCTGTTGAAGACCAAGATGTCGCTGACCACCGAGTACATCCTGATGCTCGGCTTCTTTATCGCCTTCGCGGTGAAGCTGCCAGTGGTGCCGTTCCACTCCTGGTTGCCTGACGCTCACGCCCAGGCGCCGACCGCGGGTTCGGTCGACCTGGCCGGTATCTTGTTGAAGACGGCTGCTTACGGTCTGCTGCGTTTCGCCCTGCCGCTGTTCCCGAATGCCTCGGCCGAGTTCGCGCCGTTCGCCATGACCCTGGGTCTGATCGGGATCTTCTACGGTGCGTTCCTGGCGTTCGCGCAAACCGACATCAAGCGTCTGGTCGCGTACTCCAGCGTTTCGCACATGGGCTTCGTGCTGATCGGCATCTACTCCGGCAGCCAACTGGCGCTGCAGGGCGCGGTGATGCTGATGCTCGCGCACGGCCTGTCGGCGGCGGCACTCTTTATCTTGTGTGGCCAACTCTACGAGCGCACTCACACTCGCGACATGCGTGAAATGGGTGGCCTGTGGTCGAAGATCGCCTACCTGCCAGGCGTCAGCCTGTTCTTCGCGGCGGCCTCCCTGGGCTTGCCGGCGACCGGTAACTTCGTCGGCGAATTCCTGATCCTGATCGGCACGTTCCCTGCCGCCCCATGGATCACTATCATCGCGACGTCCGGTCTGGTGTTCGGTTCGGTCTACTCGCTGATCATGATTCACCGTGCCTACTTCGGCCCGTCCAAATCGGACGTGGTGCTGCATGGCATGGATGGTCGCGAACTGATCATGGTGGTCGGTCTGGCAGCGTTGCTGATTTACATCGGCGTGTACCCGCAACCGTTCCTCGATACCTCTGCTGCGACGATGCATGGCGTGCAGCAATGGCTCGGCACCGCCTTCACTCAACTCGCTTCGGCCCGGTAA
- the nuoN gene encoding NADH-quinone oxidoreductase subunit NuoN — MEFTTQHFIALAPLLITSATIIVVMLAIAWRRNHSQTFLISVAGLNLALLSILPALKVAPLAVTPLLQIDTFACLYMALILVATLACVTLAHAYLGDGGSGYPGNREELYLLILMAAAGGLVLVSAQHLAGLFIGLELLSVPVYGLVAYAFFNKRSLEAGIKYMVLSAAGSAFLLFGMALLYADSGSLSFVGIGQALAATGLPSSLAQLGLGMMLIGLAFKLSLVPFHLWTPDVYEGAPAPVAAFLATASKVAVFAVMVRLFQISPAASSGVLSDVLTIIAIASILFGNLLALTQSNLKRLLGYSSIAHFGYLLIALVASKGLAVEAIGVYLVTYVITSLGAFGVITLMSSPYNGRDADALYEYRGLFWRRPYLTAVLTVMMLSLAGIPLTAGFIGKFYIIATGVESHQWWLVGSLVLGSAIGVFYYLRVMVTLYLIEPNLRRHDAQLHWEQRAGGVMLLAIAALAFFLGLYPQPLLILVQQAGLAG, encoded by the coding sequence ATGGAATTCACGACTCAACACTTTATCGCGCTTGCGCCGTTGTTGATCACCAGCGCCACGATCATCGTGGTGATGCTGGCAATCGCCTGGCGCCGCAACCACTCGCAGACCTTCCTGATTTCCGTGGCGGGTCTGAACCTAGCGTTGCTGTCGATCCTGCCAGCCCTGAAAGTCGCGCCTCTAGCCGTGACTCCACTGCTGCAGATCGACACCTTCGCTTGCTTGTACATGGCGCTGATCCTGGTCGCCACCCTCGCTTGTGTAACCCTCGCCCACGCCTACCTCGGCGATGGCGGTTCGGGTTACCCGGGCAACCGTGAAGAACTTTACCTTCTGATCCTGATGGCCGCCGCCGGTGGACTGGTACTGGTCAGCGCGCAGCACCTCGCCGGGTTGTTCATCGGTCTGGAACTGCTCTCGGTACCGGTCTACGGCCTGGTGGCTTATGCCTTCTTCAACAAACGTTCGCTGGAAGCCGGTATCAAGTACATGGTGCTGTCGGCCGCCGGTTCCGCGTTCCTGTTGTTCGGTATGGCCCTGCTGTATGCCGACTCCGGCAGCCTGAGCTTCGTCGGTATCGGCCAGGCCCTCGCGGCCACCGGCCTGCCAAGCTCGCTGGCGCAACTGGGCCTGGGCATGATGCTGATCGGTCTGGCGTTCAAGCTGTCGCTGGTACCGTTCCACCTCTGGACCCCGGACGTTTACGAAGGTGCTCCGGCACCGGTGGCCGCGTTCCTGGCCACCGCTTCGAAAGTCGCTGTGTTCGCAGTGATGGTCCGTCTGTTCCAGATCTCGCCCGCGGCGAGCAGCGGTGTACTGAGCGACGTGCTGACCATCATCGCCATCGCGTCGATCCTGTTCGGCAACCTGCTGGCACTGACCCAGAGCAACCTCAAGCGTCTGCTGGGTTACTCGTCCATCGCTCACTTCGGTTACCTGCTGATCGCCCTGGTGGCGAGCAAGGGTCTGGCCGTGGAAGCCATCGGCGTGTACCTGGTTACCTACGTCATCACCAGCCTCGGCGCGTTCGGCGTGATCACCCTGATGTCCTCGCCGTACAACGGCCGTGACGCAGATGCCCTGTACGAATACCGCGGCCTGTTCTGGCGCCGTCCGTACCTGACCGCCGTGCTGACCGTGATGATGCTGTCCCTGGCCGGTATCCCGCTGACCGCGGGCTTCATCGGCAAGTTCTACATCATCGCTACCGGTGTCGAGTCGCACCAATGGTGGCTGGTCGGTTCCCTGGTACTGGGCAGCGCCATCGGCGTCTTCTACTACCTGCGTGTGATGGTCACCCTGTACCTGATCGAACCGAACCTGCGTCGCCACGACGCGCAACTGCACTGGGAACAACGTGCAGGCGGCGTGATGCTGCTGGCGATCGCTGCACTGGCGTTCTTCCTTGGGCTGTATCCGCAGCCGTTGCTGATCCTGGTTCAGCAGGCGGGGTTGGCGGGTTGA
- a CDS encoding type II toxin-antitoxin system Phd/YefM family antitoxin: protein MIVVPLAEAKNNLSKLVDDAAAGQIITIAKHGRALARLVPVGKPRGQRIGAMKGKLVLPEDFDASLPDDMLDAFEGTQE from the coding sequence ATGATCGTCGTTCCGTTGGCCGAAGCAAAAAACAATCTGTCCAAACTCGTCGATGACGCAGCCGCCGGGCAGATCATCACGATTGCCAAACATGGTCGGGCCCTTGCGCGTCTGGTTCCGGTAGGAAAACCCCGCGGCCAGCGTATCGGTGCGATGAAAGGCAAACTGGTGCTTCCCGAAGACTTTGACGCCTCACTGCCAGACGACATGCTCGATGCTTTTGAAGGCACTCAAGAATGA
- a CDS encoding type II toxin-antitoxin system VapC family toxin encodes MRLLLDTHILLWTLSDDPRLSGKARKLIESAADIYISAATFWEMAIKVGLGKLNVDLEEIRQYCLESGFIELPVTSEHAIAGKDLEHHHRDPFDRLIVATAMIEPMKLLTADPLVARYTELAVLV; translated from the coding sequence ATGAGGCTTCTGCTCGACACGCATATATTGCTCTGGACGCTCAGCGATGACCCCAGGCTATCCGGCAAAGCCAGAAAGCTCATTGAGAGTGCTGCCGACATTTACATCAGCGCAGCGACATTCTGGGAGATGGCGATCAAGGTCGGGCTGGGAAAGCTGAACGTTGACTTGGAGGAAATCCGGCAATACTGCCTCGAAAGCGGGTTCATCGAACTGCCGGTTACTTCAGAACATGCCATCGCCGGGAAAGACCTCGAACATCACCATCGCGACCCGTTCGACCGCCTTATTGTTGCAACTGCCATGATAGAACCGATGAAACTCCTCACCGCCGATCCATTGGTTGCCAGGTACACAGAATTGGCTGTTCTGGTTTAA
- a CDS encoding ABC transporter substrate-binding protein yields the protein MFDKNNKLRHSISLAAMLALSGLSASAWADAYEDAAKKWIGSEFKPSTLTAEQQLEELKWFIKASEPFRGMSIKVVSETIATHEYESKVLAKAFTEITGIKLTHDLLQEGDVVEKLQTQMQSDKNIYDGWVNDSDLIGTHFRYGKTESITDLMANEGKAYTSPTLDIKDFIGISFTTAPDGKIYQLPDQQFANLYWFRADWFERADLKAKFKEKYGYELGVPVNWSAYEDIAKFFSEDVKEIDGKRVYGHMDYGKKDPSLGWRFTDAWFSMAGAGDKGIPNGLPVDEWGIRVEDCHPVGSSVTRGGDTNGPAAVYATTKYVDWLKKYAPPEAAGMTFSESGPVPSQGNIAQQIFWYTAFTADMTKPGLPVMNADGTPKWRMAPSPKGPYWEEGMKLGYQDAGSWTFLKSTPEKQRLAAWLYAQFVTSKTVSLKKTIVGLTPIRESDINSQAMTDLAPKLGGLVEFYRSPARVQWTPTGTNVPDYPRLAQLWWSHIAEAASGEKTPQQALDGLAKDQDAIMTRLERSKAQATCAPKMNPERDAQYWLDQPGAPKPKLANEKPKGETVSYAELLKSWEAARK from the coding sequence ATGTTCGACAAAAACAATAAGCTGCGACATAGCATTTCATTGGCAGCCATGCTGGCACTCAGCGGTTTGAGCGCTTCGGCCTGGGCCGATGCCTACGAAGACGCCGCGAAGAAATGGATCGGCAGTGAATTCAAGCCGTCCACGCTGACGGCCGAACAACAACTCGAAGAGTTGAAGTGGTTCATCAAGGCGTCCGAGCCGTTTCGCGGGATGAGCATCAAGGTGGTCTCGGAAACCATCGCGACCCACGAATATGAATCCAAAGTGCTGGCCAAAGCCTTTACCGAGATCACCGGGATCAAGCTGACCCACGACTTGCTGCAAGAAGGCGACGTGGTGGAAAAGCTGCAGACCCAGATGCAATCGGACAAGAATATCTATGACGGCTGGGTCAACGACTCGGACCTGATCGGCACGCACTTTCGCTACGGCAAAACCGAATCGATCACCGACCTGATGGCCAACGAAGGCAAGGCCTACACCTCGCCGACCCTGGACATCAAAGACTTCATCGGCATCTCGTTCACCACCGCGCCGGACGGCAAGATCTATCAGCTGCCCGACCAGCAGTTCGCCAACCTCTACTGGTTCCGCGCCGACTGGTTCGAGCGGGCGGATCTGAAAGCAAAATTCAAAGAAAAATACGGTTATGAACTGGGCGTGCCGGTGAACTGGTCGGCCTATGAAGACATCGCCAAATTCTTCAGCGAAGACGTCAAGGAAATCGACGGCAAGCGCGTCTACGGTCACATGGACTACGGCAAGAAAGATCCGTCCCTGGGCTGGCGCTTCACCGATGCCTGGTTCTCCATGGCCGGCGCTGGCGACAAAGGCATTCCCAACGGCTTGCCAGTGGACGAGTGGGGCATCCGCGTCGAGGACTGCCATCCGGTTGGTTCCAGCGTGACCCGCGGCGGCGACACCAACGGCCCGGCGGCGGTCTATGCAACCACCAAATACGTCGACTGGCTGAAGAAATATGCGCCACCGGAAGCGGCGGGCATGACCTTCTCCGAATCCGGTCCGGTGCCGTCCCAGGGCAACATCGCGCAGCAGATCTTCTGGTACACCGCGTTTACCGCCGACATGACCAAACCGGGCTTGCCGGTGATGAACGCCGACGGCACGCCGAAATGGCGCATGGCACCGTCGCCGAAAGGTCCGTATTGGGAAGAGGGCATGAAACTCGGTTATCAGGACGCCGGTTCCTGGACCTTCCTCAAGTCCACGCCAGAGAAGCAAAGACTGGCGGCCTGGTTGTACGCGCAGTTCGTGACCTCGAAAACCGTATCCCTGAAGAAAACCATCGTCGGCCTGACGCCGATCCGCGAGTCGGACATCAACTCGCAAGCCATGACCGACCTGGCACCGAAACTTGGTGGCCTGGTCGAGTTCTATCGCAGCCCGGCCCGTGTGCAATGGACCCCGACCGGGACCAACGTGCCGGACTATCCGCGTTTGGCGCAACTGTGGTGGAGCCACATCGCCGAAGCCGCCAGCGGCGAGAAAACCCCGCAACAGGCGCTGGATGGTTTGGCCAAGGATCAGGACGCGATCATGACCCGTCTGGAACGCTCGAAGGCGCAAGCCACCTGCGCACCGAAAATGAACCCCGAGCGCGACGCGCAGTACTGGTTGGACCAACCGGGGGCACCGAAGCCTAAACTGGCGAACGAGAAGCCTAAAGGTGAAACCGTGAGCTATGCCGAACTGCTGAAATCGTGGGAGGCGGCGCGAAAGTAA
- a CDS encoding DUF2160 domain-containing protein, translating to MEWMSWTGPTAAFFSVIALILVGMTTWELRSPSILRRGLLPIATTRGDRLFIGLLGSAYLHLLVIGVTDWSIWVAFALSLVWLLAVMRWG from the coding sequence ATGGAATGGATGAGTTGGACCGGCCCTACGGCGGCGTTCTTCAGTGTCATTGCCTTGATCCTGGTGGGCATGACGACCTGGGAACTGCGTTCGCCGAGCATTCTTCGGCGTGGTTTGTTGCCGATTGCCACCACCCGTGGCGATCGGTTGTTTATCGGCCTTCTCGGCAGCGCCTACCTGCATTTGCTGGTAATCGGCGTCACCGACTGGAGCATCTGGGTTGCGTTCGCGTTGTCCCTGGTGTGGCTGTTGGCTGTGATGCGTTGGGGCTAG